One window of the Prinia subflava isolate CZ2003 ecotype Zambia chromosome 1, Cam_Psub_1.2, whole genome shotgun sequence genome contains the following:
- the XCR1 gene encoding chemokine XC receptor 1: MDGEYYLDYNYSYEYPNETNVCEMGDYFTFNIYLTAVLYILVFLLSLLGNTLVLWILLKYENLTSLTNIFIMNLCVSDLVFSCMLPFWVVDQSFGWIFGKFLCKASNAVFSIGYYSGVFFLTLMTILRYLFVVNPLSTLRSQSQSCGVLVSLAVWTVSLLIVVPEVIYTTVQEDLEEHRFCDYADGNWKKMDIYVRNVLFLLSFGVIVFCYFKILIILLRARSRRKHRTVKLILIIVVAFFLCWAPYNILSFLMTFPPPTCQYVKDSNLAFHISRKIAFSHCCLNPVLYVFVGVKFKRHLAQLCSLCLHCSNGQASSPRTCNEGKFQREGTSVY, from the coding sequence ATGGATGGAGAATATTATTTAGATTATAATTACTCATACGAATACCCTAATGAAACCAACGTCTGTGAAATGGGTGATTATTTCACATTTAACATCTATCTCACTGCTGTCCTCTACATTCTGGTATTTTTGCTCAGTCTGCTAGGAAACACTTTGGTGTTATGGATCCTACTGAAATATGAAAACCTCACATCATTGACAAACATCTTCATCATGAACCTCTGTGTCTCTGATTTAGTCTTCTCCTGCATGCTGCCTTTTTGGGTAGTGGACCAGTCTTTTGGATGGATTTTTGGTAAGTTCCTTTGCAAAGCATCAAATGCTGTTTTCTCCATCGGCTACTACAGcggtgttttctttttgactcTCATGACTATCCTGAGGTACTTGTTTGTGGTGAACCCCCTTTCAACTCTGAGATCCCAGTCACAGAGCTGTGGTGTTCTGGTGTCCTTGGCTGTTTGGACTGTTAGCTTATTAATTGTGGTTCCTGAGGTGATTTACACCACAGTGCAAGAAGACTTGGAAGAGCACAGGTTCTGTGATTATGCTGACGGGAATTGGAAAAAGATGGACATTTATGTGAGAAATGTActcttcctgctttcctttggAGTCATTGTATTCTGTTACTTCAAGATACTCATAATCTTGCTTAGAGCAAGATCTCGCAGAAAGCACAGAACAGTGAAACTCATCCTCATCATCGTGGTggcttttttcctgtgctgggcaccctACAACATCCTCAGCTTTCTGATGACTTTTCCACCACCTACCTGTCAGTATGTGAAAGACTCCAACCTTGCCTTTCACATCAGCCGTAAAATTGCtttctcccactgctgcctcaaCCCCGTGCTCTATGTGTTTGTTGGAGTCAAGTTCAAGAGGCATTTGGCACAGTTATGCAGTCTGTGTTTACACTGCAGCAATGGTCAAGCCTCCAGCCCCAGGACCTGCAATGAAGGCAAATTCCAGCGTGAAGGGACGTCCGTCTACTGA